Proteins encoded together in one Myxococcales bacterium window:
- a CDS encoding helicase gives MTTSAEIRQRLIETLQLDLVGPGPGHALEAERLWESEPPSRWYLTGFLVPTQAPESQRHDPESEEVLDAVVGSDEGTGDDDVEPDKAPARKVFLPSSLGISVLVPKGVKTLSAEVLWGDYTKVSTEDPEHPDRKAWQRTQRRHTVDVSLPPKGLGRTELPDSRGVCLYAAARDVSNLGPKGNELPAGTRAVSVFVVNERDPEGEERVDEGHLFQAQLILKLKEGFVARPNLRGLVDDDADERIADVQYRDAFEFSVGHGVSTDVIVEGDACYEVRSTWIPVAAVEKVDPTSIAGVELSMEKLAAVKTAAEAKAALGAFSTEYGAWIAKQRAAAPTQPRRAEVAKDLLDRCELARQRIAQGLVELEDPLVLEAFQIANRTMASAARQRTAQLKGWRPDQVSAPTWRPFQLAFVLMNLRGIAKPTDPEREVLDLLFFPTGGGKTEAYLGLAAFSLALRRLRDPSVTSSGVSVLMRYTLRLLTLDQLGRAATLICALELERQKDVEKLGKWPFEIGLWVGRKATPNRMGKKGDNDRTSARARTIAFQNDSKYKPAPIPIENCPWCGTKFEATSFRLTPTTDQPTDLRITCANEDCAFTRDNPLPIVAVDEPLYRRLPCFIIATVDKLASLPWLSTPGKLFGKVERYDGGGFYGAGDGAGGSKLPRPFLPPDLIIQDELHLISGPLGTMVGLYETAVETLCRREVAGKTVLPKIVASTATVRRAEAQVRALFNRSQVDVFPPPGPDRRDSFFAHTVSATEKHPRLYVGVAAQGRSLKVVLLRTYLAMLSAGKKQYDAAGGAANATNPADPYMTLLGYFNALRELGGSRRIVEDEVRSRLQGYFRHRRVAEADCPFVDRTIQFDAIELTSREPTNRVAQAKRRLALPFAEDGRVDVALATNMISVGLDITRLGLMVVLGQPKTSSEYIQATSRVGRDEERPGLVITLLNVHKARDRSHYERFEAYHETFYRAVEATSVTPFAPRAVDRGLAAVVVSLARHGEAALTPAARAVDLAMHRARLGWLKTTVRARAENHTKDLDPAERQELGGKMDARVDDLLDAWEQIAAEKAAVQAGLQYGPFEAKPRPPLLHDPLDADLKKEPPHSNLRKFKAQWSLRDVEAEVPVIVRRLDGGTPEAT, from the coding sequence ATGACGACCTCCGCAGAGATCCGGCAGAGGCTCATCGAGACCCTCCAGCTCGACTTGGTTGGGCCCGGCCCTGGCCACGCGCTCGAGGCGGAGCGCCTGTGGGAGAGCGAGCCTCCGTCTCGCTGGTACCTCACGGGCTTCCTCGTTCCCACCCAGGCCCCCGAGTCGCAGCGGCACGACCCCGAATCCGAGGAGGTCCTCGACGCGGTCGTGGGCTCCGACGAAGGCACGGGTGACGACGACGTGGAGCCCGACAAGGCCCCTGCGCGCAAGGTCTTCCTGCCATCGTCGCTCGGCATCAGCGTGCTCGTGCCGAAGGGGGTGAAGACGCTCTCGGCCGAGGTGTTATGGGGGGACTACACGAAGGTCTCGACGGAGGATCCCGAGCACCCCGACCGCAAAGCGTGGCAGCGCACGCAGCGCAGGCACACCGTAGACGTCTCGCTTCCGCCGAAAGGGCTCGGTCGCACCGAGCTGCCCGATAGCCGCGGCGTGTGCCTCTACGCTGCCGCGCGCGATGTCAGCAACCTCGGCCCCAAAGGAAACGAGCTGCCCGCGGGCACGCGGGCTGTCTCGGTCTTCGTCGTGAACGAGCGCGACCCCGAGGGCGAAGAGCGCGTCGACGAGGGGCACCTCTTCCAGGCCCAGCTGATCCTGAAGCTGAAGGAAGGCTTCGTCGCGCGACCCAACCTTCGCGGTCTGGTCGATGACGACGCTGACGAGCGCATCGCCGATGTTCAGTACCGCGACGCCTTCGAGTTTTCCGTGGGCCACGGCGTCTCGACCGACGTGATCGTCGAAGGTGACGCGTGCTACGAGGTTCGCAGCACGTGGATTCCGGTCGCGGCCGTCGAGAAGGTCGACCCCACCAGCATCGCCGGCGTGGAGCTCTCGATGGAGAAGCTCGCGGCCGTGAAGACGGCCGCGGAGGCAAAGGCCGCGCTCGGCGCGTTCAGCACGGAGTACGGCGCCTGGATCGCCAAGCAGCGCGCGGCTGCGCCGACCCAGCCGCGGCGCGCCGAGGTCGCGAAGGACCTCCTCGATCGCTGCGAGCTGGCGCGGCAGCGCATCGCCCAGGGGCTCGTCGAGCTCGAGGACCCGCTCGTGCTCGAGGCCTTCCAGATCGCCAACCGCACGATGGCGTCGGCGGCGCGGCAGCGAACAGCGCAGCTCAAGGGATGGCGACCCGACCAGGTAAGTGCTCCGACGTGGCGCCCGTTCCAGCTCGCCTTCGTGCTCATGAACCTTCGCGGCATCGCGAAGCCCACCGACCCGGAGCGTGAGGTCCTCGACCTCCTGTTCTTCCCCACGGGCGGCGGCAAGACGGAGGCCTACCTCGGCCTCGCCGCGTTCTCGCTCGCGCTCCGCAGGCTGCGCGATCCGAGCGTGACCTCGTCGGGCGTCAGCGTCCTGATGCGCTACACGCTGCGCCTGCTGACGCTGGACCAGCTCGGCCGCGCGGCCACGCTCATCTGCGCCCTTGAGCTCGAGCGCCAGAAGGACGTCGAGAAGCTCGGCAAGTGGCCCTTCGAGATCGGCCTCTGGGTCGGTCGCAAGGCGACCCCGAACCGCATGGGCAAGAAGGGCGACAACGACCGCACGTCGGCGCGCGCGCGGACGATCGCGTTCCAGAACGACAGCAAGTACAAACCCGCGCCGATCCCCATCGAGAACTGCCCGTGGTGTGGCACCAAGTTCGAGGCCACCTCGTTCCGCCTCACTCCCACGACGGATCAGCCGACCGATCTGCGCATCACTTGCGCGAACGAGGACTGCGCGTTCACCCGCGACAACCCGCTCCCGATCGTCGCGGTGGACGAGCCGCTCTACCGACGCCTGCCGTGCTTCATCATCGCCACGGTCGACAAGCTCGCGTCGCTGCCGTGGCTCTCGACCCCGGGCAAGCTCTTCGGAAAGGTCGAGCGGTACGACGGCGGCGGCTTCTATGGGGCGGGCGACGGTGCGGGCGGCAGCAAGCTGCCGCGGCCGTTCTTGCCGCCGGACCTCATCATCCAGGACGAGCTGCACCTCATCAGCGGCCCCCTCGGCACGATGGTCGGCCTCTACGAGACCGCCGTCGAGACCCTCTGTCGCCGTGAGGTCGCTGGCAAGACCGTGCTCCCGAAGATCGTGGCATCCACCGCGACCGTGCGGCGCGCGGAGGCCCAGGTGCGCGCGCTCTTCAACCGCTCGCAGGTGGACGTGTTCCCGCCACCGGGGCCCGATCGGCGCGATTCATTCTTCGCGCACACCGTAAGCGCCACCGAGAAGCACCCTCGACTCTACGTCGGCGTGGCAGCCCAGGGGCGCAGCTTGAAGGTCGTGCTGCTGCGCACCTACCTCGCGATGCTATCGGCCGGGAAGAAGCAGTACGACGCCGCCGGTGGCGCCGCCAACGCAACGAACCCTGCCGACCCGTACATGACACTTCTCGGGTACTTCAACGCCCTGCGCGAGCTAGGTGGAAGCCGCCGCATCGTCGAGGACGAGGTGAGAAGCCGGCTCCAGGGCTACTTCCGCCATCGAAGGGTGGCAGAGGCCGATTGCCCGTTCGTGGATCGCACGATCCAGTTCGACGCGATCGAGCTCACGTCGCGCGAGCCGACCAACCGCGTCGCACAGGCGAAGCGTCGCCTCGCGCTCCCGTTTGCGGAGGACGGCCGGGTCGACGTCGCGCTCGCGACGAATATGATCTCCGTCGGTCTCGACATCACGCGCCTTGGCCTGATGGTGGTGCTCGGTCAGCCGAAGACCTCGTCCGAGTACATCCAGGCCACGAGCCGCGTCGGCCGCGACGAGGAGCGCCCAGGTCTGGTCATCACCCTGCTCAACGTGCACAAGGCCCGCGACCGCTCGCACTACGAGCGGTTCGAGGCCTACCACGAGACCTTCTATCGGGCCGTCGAGGCGACGAGCGTGACGCCGTTCGCCCCACGCGCTGTCGACCGCGGGCTCGCCGCCGTAGTGGTCTCTCTGGCCCGCCACGGCGAAGCGGCGCTCACCCCTGCGGCCCGCGCGGTGGACCTAGCGATGCATCGTGCTCGCCTCGGGTGGCTCAAGACCACGGTGCGGGCGCGAGCCGAGAACCACACGAAGGATCTCGATCCCGCGGAGCGACAGGAGCTGGGCGGGAAGATGGATGCGCGCGTCGACGACTTGCTCGACGCTTGGGAGCAAATCGCCGCGGAGAAGGCCGCGGTCCAGGCGGGCCTCCAGTACGGGCCCTTCGAGGCAAAGCCTCGGCCACCGCTGCTTCACGACCCGCTCGACGCGGACCTGAAGAAGGAGCCGCCACACTCCAACCTCCGCAAGTTCAAGGCGCAGTGGTCACTACGCGACGTAGAGGCAGAGGTGCCCGTCATCGTGCGACGCCTCGACGGCGGCACCCCGGAGGCGACGTGA
- a CDS encoding DUF1998 domain-containing protein produces MSIVKIRQSQIVSTYGPGALVDLPDYAVLVAGLEHWSGDAQLVPEPRLLANLRRRLGLPFLELRSPPVPEREDELGIGVVAWQFPEWFVAQFEVSSKEYGRSRPLVHRKALVKGRYVGDDPAGKRKRKDWPVVPVRFVQACPNGHVSDIDWPRLVHGIGVACGGQLWLDERGTTGDLAELFVRCDGCTSEPMSLVRLQATSEERSVLGECRGDRPWLGPIARETCVGPNDKPHRNKLLIRHASNAYFPVVERAISIPDHDERLRKAVDSVWDDFLSVAESAADIKRERKKQRVQLALEGLTDAEVWTECERRQGGATETQKGLKDVELDTFLSVPDELGDDKPEGDFYARRLPLDVKRRGAIGSVERVVLAHRLREVVSEIGFTRFESPALPVDSEVDLGVRLAALALETRWLPAVENRGEGVFLALDAAQVKAWTNRPAVKQRALEFHAGVQSTSKSPIPLERVEEIYMPYIMLHSLSHLLLTAIALECGYAAASIRERIYVRDGAYGLLLYTGTPDAEGTLGGLVQVGRRIARHLDAALELGRLCSNDPVCAQHKPNQLHEGRTMHGAACHGCLLIAEPSCERRNELLDRSLVVPTVDLADAAFFAGGQ; encoded by the coding sequence GTGAGCATCGTCAAGATCCGTCAGAGCCAGATCGTCTCCACGTATGGGCCGGGCGCGCTCGTCGATCTCCCGGACTACGCGGTGCTCGTCGCGGGCCTCGAGCACTGGTCGGGCGATGCGCAGCTCGTCCCTGAGCCCCGACTGCTGGCGAACCTCCGCCGCCGGCTCGGCCTGCCCTTCCTCGAGCTGCGCTCGCCGCCGGTACCGGAACGCGAGGACGAGCTCGGTATCGGCGTGGTCGCCTGGCAGTTCCCCGAGTGGTTCGTCGCGCAGTTCGAGGTGAGCAGCAAGGAGTACGGTCGGTCTCGACCGCTCGTGCACCGCAAGGCGCTCGTGAAGGGGCGTTACGTCGGCGACGACCCGGCCGGCAAGCGGAAGCGCAAAGACTGGCCCGTCGTGCCCGTTCGCTTCGTGCAGGCCTGCCCCAACGGTCACGTGAGCGACATCGACTGGCCGCGGCTCGTCCATGGCATCGGCGTTGCGTGCGGCGGGCAGCTCTGGCTCGACGAGCGCGGTACGACTGGCGACCTCGCTGAGCTGTTTGTTCGATGTGATGGGTGCACAAGCGAGCCGATGTCGCTCGTGCGCCTGCAGGCCACCTCCGAGGAGCGCTCGGTGCTCGGCGAGTGCCGCGGCGATCGCCCGTGGCTCGGGCCGATCGCGAGGGAGACCTGCGTTGGCCCTAACGACAAGCCCCACCGCAACAAGCTTCTCATCCGCCACGCGAGCAACGCGTACTTCCCGGTGGTCGAACGCGCGATCTCGATCCCAGACCACGACGAGCGCCTGCGAAAGGCCGTCGATTCGGTATGGGACGACTTCCTCTCGGTCGCCGAGAGCGCGGCGGACATCAAGCGCGAGCGCAAGAAGCAGCGCGTGCAGCTCGCACTCGAAGGGCTGACGGATGCCGAGGTCTGGACCGAGTGCGAGCGTCGTCAAGGTGGAGCTACGGAGACCCAAAAGGGCCTGAAGGACGTGGAGCTCGACACGTTCCTCTCCGTTCCCGACGAGCTCGGAGACGACAAGCCCGAGGGCGACTTCTACGCGCGACGCCTGCCGCTCGATGTCAAGCGCAGGGGCGCCATCGGGTCAGTCGAGCGCGTGGTGCTCGCCCATCGACTCCGCGAAGTTGTCAGCGAGATCGGCTTCACGCGCTTCGAGTCCCCAGCGCTTCCCGTGGACTCGGAGGTTGACCTCGGCGTGCGCCTTGCCGCGCTCGCCCTCGAGACCCGCTGGCTGCCGGCCGTCGAGAATCGCGGCGAGGGTGTTTTCCTCGCGCTCGATGCCGCGCAGGTAAAGGCGTGGACGAATCGCCCCGCGGTGAAGCAGCGAGCGCTGGAGTTCCATGCCGGGGTGCAGAGCACGTCGAAGAGCCCGATCCCTCTCGAGCGCGTCGAGGAGATCTACATGCCGTACATCATGCTGCACTCGCTCTCGCACCTGCTGCTCACGGCCATCGCCCTCGAATGCGGGTACGCGGCGGCAAGCATCCGCGAGCGAATCTACGTGCGCGACGGCGCCTATGGTTTGCTGCTCTACACTGGCACGCCCGACGCGGAGGGGACGCTCGGCGGCCTTGTGCAGGTTGGCCGGAGAATCGCGCGCCATCTCGACGCCGCGCTCGAGCTCGGACGTCTTTGCAGCAACGACCCGGTCTGCGCGCAGCACAAGCCGAACCAACTTCACGAAGGGCGCACCATGCACGGGGCCGCCTGCCACGGATGCCTGCTGATCGCAGAGCCCTCGTGCGAGCGGCGCAACGAACTGCTCGATCGTTCGCTGGTCGTTCCGACGGTCGACCTCGCGGACGCCGCGTTCTTCGCGGGGGGCCAGTGA
- a CDS encoding phospholipase: MLSATALGALAGAVERGALVAPFGAMQVGRHVAKGEQADALSLIAALHAAGLEAGGLVAALRLAEAARRTAEVKPQPSLVWSDLDIAGSRDTAVVCNELFRGARESVLVSTFNLGHKAKEGEAKGNPVLLPLAKRMAEVSSLTVRMFVNLRRLEYMAQASERDVEGAFVGWFRREIWPWEPVPEVYYDPRSLQAVGEESACLHAKCVVVDDARAFVTSANLTEAAQGRNIEAGVLLEDAVFSRALRTQFESLIDRGYVRRLSLDVG, translated from the coding sequence ATGCTGTCTGCGACGGCGCTCGGGGCGCTCGCTGGTGCCGTGGAGCGCGGCGCCCTCGTGGCTCCGTTTGGAGCCATGCAGGTCGGGCGTCATGTCGCGAAGGGCGAGCAGGCCGACGCGCTGAGCCTGATTGCGGCGCTGCACGCTGCCGGCCTCGAGGCTGGCGGGCTCGTCGCTGCGCTCCGCCTGGCGGAGGCGGCGCGGAGGACGGCCGAGGTGAAGCCGCAGCCATCGCTCGTCTGGTCCGATCTCGACATCGCGGGCTCGCGCGATACGGCCGTCGTCTGCAACGAGCTCTTTCGCGGGGCGCGTGAGTCGGTGCTCGTCTCGACCTTCAACCTCGGCCACAAGGCGAAGGAGGGCGAGGCCAAGGGGAACCCGGTGCTGCTCCCCCTCGCGAAGCGCATGGCCGAAGTCAGCTCGTTGACGGTGCGGATGTTCGTGAACCTCCGTCGGCTCGAGTACATGGCGCAAGCCTCCGAGCGCGATGTCGAGGGCGCCTTCGTCGGATGGTTTCGCAGGGAGATCTGGCCCTGGGAGCCAGTGCCCGAGGTCTACTACGACCCGCGCTCGCTCCAGGCGGTGGGTGAGGAGAGCGCGTGCCTCCATGCCAAGTGCGTCGTCGTGGACGACGCGCGCGCGTTTGTCACCTCCGCCAACCTGACTGAGGCCGCCCAGGGCCGAAACATCGAGGCCGGCGTGCTGCTCGAGGACGCGGTCTTTTCGCGGGCGCTGCGGACGCAGTTCGAGAGCTTGATCGACCGGGGGTACGTGCGAAGGCTGAGTCTCGACGTCGGGTGA